Genomic segment of Gloeocapsa sp. PCC 7428:
GCTATTTTGACGAGCAACTGCATCATATCGAGGATATTGAATGTTGGCTGCGCATTGCAATTCAAACTTCTTGGCAAATTGAGGGCATTGCTGAAGCTCTCACATTGTATCGTGTCAATTCAACAGGAGCTTCTACCAATGAATTGCAACAACTAGAGTCGTTAGAAAAGGTACTCGCAAAAACTCGTACTTATGCCCCTGAACTGATTGCACGATGGGAACGCCCCGCGAAGGCTTATCAATTAAGATTTTTAGCTCGTAGATCAATCCGCGAACAAGCTACATCAAAAGCTGTACAACTTGTGCATCAAGCTATAGCAACTCATTGGCGGATCTTATTTGAAGAACCACGCCGAACACTTTTAACTTTAGCTGCTGCTTATTCGCTGTTGCTTCTACCTAACTCAATCCACAAAAAAATAGAAGCGATTGCTTTAAAAATGACAGGAAACAGCCAAAAACGCCGCATTCATCAAGAGCAATCTAGACAATTGGCATAGTATCTGAAAATGAAAAAAGTAACAGCGATCGTACCGGTGTACAAAGTCGAGAAGTATATCGCTACAGCAGTAGCATCGGTGGTAGCACAAACATATCAAAACTGGGAATTGTTAATAGTCGATGATGGTTCGCCGGATGCGAGTGTGGCGATTTGTCAGCAGTTTAACGATCCGAGAATTAAGATTATTCACCAAGCAAATCGTGGTGTATCCGCAGCGCGCAATACTGGTATTCGTCATGCGCAAGGTGAAATTATTGCGTTTTTAGATGGCGATGATCTGTGGCTACCACAAAAGCTAGAAAAACATTTGGCGCATCTGGAATCTTCCCCCAGTGTAGGTGTGAGCTTTAGCCGTTCCGCTTTTATTGATGAATCGGGCAATTTACTCGGTACGTTTATGATGCCCAAACTCAAAAATATTACGCCGTCGTATCTCTTGCTCGATAGTGTTGTTGGGAACGGTTCGGCGGCTGTCATGCGGCGAGAAGTGATAGAAGATAGTGCGATGCAGGGTTGTTATTTCGACGAGCAATTGCATCATGCTGAGGATTTAGAATATTGGCTGCGCATTGCAATTCAAACTTCTTGGCAAATTGAGGGAATTCCTGAAGCGCTTACGTTGTATCGAGTGAATCCTCAAGGGGCTTCGCAAAATTTATTCAAGCAGTTTGAGTCATTAGAAAAGGTTCTCGCAAAAACTCGTACTTATGCCCCTGAACTCGTTGCACAGTGCGATCGCCCCGCGAAGGCTTATCAACTCAAGTCGCTGGCGCGAAGTGCGATTCGGATGCACTCGGGAACAGTCGCGGTAAATTTGATGCATCAAGCTTTGGTTACTCATTGGAGTATTTGGAAAGAACCTCGTCGTACGCTGATGACTTTAGTTGCTGCGTATTTGTTGTGGTTTCTACCGCAATCTTTTTATCACCAGATTGAAACTATTGCGCAACGCATGATCGGAACTGTGCAAAAATACCGCATTCGACACGCGAGACAATCTATATAAATAAATTCTATGCAATATACTCGTTCTTGCTCTCGCTCTCATTTTATCCGGTTTGGTCTACTCGCAATGGCTTCTGGGCTAACAGGTATTGCGTGCGATCGCCTGCAAGCCGCATCACCTACCACAGTTAAACCCAGCCGATTGCAGACTTTAGCCAAAGGTTTTAATCTCGGACACTGGCAACGACACAACCTCGCTGATGGATACTATACATTAGCAACATTGCAGCAGTACAAGCGCTTGGGATTGACTTACACGCGCCTACCTGTTGTTTTATCAACATTTTTCGATAACAAGAATCCTGGTGTTTTAAAGACTGATTCGCTAGCGACTCTCGATGCGATCGTGCGGCTTCACGCGCAAGTAGGGCTGGGAATCATTTTAGCGCCGTTTAATCATCCCAAATCGCTGTATTCCGATCCTGCTGTACTCGCTAAGTTTGTTGCGTTCTTTAAAGCTTTTGCAACTCATATGCGCAGCAGCGATCCCGAAAAGGTGTTTTTGGAAGTGATGAACGAACCAAATGCAGAAACACCTCAAGCTTGGGATCGGGTGCAAATCGAGTTAATCAAAGCTATGCGCACAGGCGCACCCCACCACACAATTATTGCCAGTTCCAATGTGAGTGCGACTGCAAACGATTGGAACAACGCGCGATCGCTTCCTTTGACTCGCATTGTTGCAGATAAAAATGTCGTGTATAACTTCCACTTTTACGAACCATTTGTTTTCACCCACCAAGGCGCTTCCTGGGGATGGCGTGCTACACAATTTATGAAAAATATCCCCTATCCTGCAACTCTTGCGACAATAACTCTTCCACTGAGCAAAATTCAAGACACTGAGGCGAAAAACGCAGTAGAGCATTACGCTCAACAACAATGGGATCGAGATAAACTGATAACACTCTTATCTCCGATCGCCAATTGGGCAAGAACCAACAACGTTGCAGTTTTATGCAATGAATTTGGTGCGATTCCTTGGACAGTTCCGCGCGGTTCGCTACTACGCTATCTCAAAGATGTGCGACAAGTATTGGAATCTATGGGGATCGGTTGGGGACAGTGGTTTGAGCTAGATGTGCATGATGCAGAAGTCATGCAAGCACTTGGGTTAAAACCAATTCGTCATTAAAGTTACACGCATATCACACGTAAAATCTACACATCTACTTAGTTATTTGAATGCAGTTGTCGTGAATCTGTGGAAAAATTTGAGAAGCTAGCCAAGTAGCTTTTGGGTGCAGCTACTCAGTTACAATTCATCTCTACGCAGCTAATTCGTCAAAATTGCGATCGCAACTGCTTAAAGTCTACTTCTGTCACATTCGTTTCAAGTAACTCCGATTTCATTCGGAGCGTAAACGCTTTTAAACTTTTAACTACATAAGCAATACAATGTCTCGCTACAAGTTTACCCAAATCAGTCAAATTAGTACTTCCCATAGTGTATTTAGAGCCTCTGCTATCAACGACAAAGGAACCGTAGCTTTTGAAGGTTTTGTCGATCGGACTCTTCCACCAAACGGAATTTTTACCGGTTCGGGAGGCGGAAATACAACAATTGTTGATGGTAGCCCTATTAATCACATTTTCTTTAGTCCTACTATCAACAACAGCAACACAAAGTCATTCATTGGTGTTTTTTATAGTCCAGACTACGCCCAATCTTATACAGGGGTTTTTACCGAGAATAATGGAAAGATTACTACTATTGTTGATAGTAATCGTGAATTTGGATACTTTAGTCACGCCAAATTGAACGATCAAGGGGCAATAGTTTTTAATGCCCTTCTAGATACAACAGAAGCGGGAATTTTTGTTAATCAAAATGGTAAAACAACAACGATTGCTTCCAGCCGCGATCGCTTTAGTAACTTTAATGCTGGCTTTAGAACCGTAGGAACTGATGGTCCTGCTAGTGCTTTTAGTGTACCATCGATTAATGATGCTGGCACGGTTGCGTTTCACGCTACTTTGGATACAGGAGCAACTGGAATCTTTCTTGGTAGAGGTAAAGGAACTGTTAAAGTTGCTGACAGTACTGGTAGATTTAGATCCTTCAGTTCACCAGCTATTAATAATAATGGCACGGTTGCCTTTTTAGCTCAGTTAAATAATGGCAAGCACGGTATCTTTAAAAAGAGACGAGATCGAGAAGTAGAAACGTATATTGACGATAGTGGTCCTTTTAGTTTTTTTCAATCAATTCCTGCGCTTAACGATCAAGGTCAAATCGCCTTTTTAGCTTATCTTCATGCGGGAGGTGGTAGTGGTATTTATACAGGAAAAAACCCTGTAACTAACAAAGTTATTGCTGTTGGCGATCCTCTTGCTAATTCTAAAGTAGTGGATCTGGTGATTGATGGACGCGGATTGAACAATACTGGTCAAGTGACATTTGAAGCGCTGCTAGAAAATGGTCAAACCGCAGTTTTCCGTGCCGATCCCGTTTCTAATGCTAATGTTGGGGGTGTTTCAGTATTGACTTTAAGTATGTTTGCTGTACTAGGTTTGTGTTGGTGTAGGCGAAATAAGTAGTGTTATTAAACGAAGGTGCTGGAACAAAAAGCAGCGTTAAAAATTGACCTCGACGAGCGAGTTAAGTTAGTAATAAACACTTGAAAAAAATCTTAGCCTATGCATTTGTACGACGATTTTTTTCACGCTCAAAAAGTTATTACAGCCATTTGGCATTAAGAAATACTCTACAAACAGGAGTAACTACCTGAATCAAATGAGCTAGACAAGAGAAAAACTCAGAGGATTGAACGGAACATCTAAATTCGAGATTTAGAAAGATAATATGTTTTTCTAAGTCTCAAAAAATGCCTGAACCAATTGTTAGACAATTTTAACCACTACGATTTTGGTTGAAATATCTAACAACAACTTGATCGCACCACCCTCAAAGTAAGTGGAAAGAGAAAGATGTTTCAAAGAAAAAATTTCTGGGTTGTAGGAATATTTTGGATAGCTTTACATCTTCTATTAACCCTTTCTCCGTTGTTGATTCTGTTGATTCAGCCAGCGCCAAGTGGGAGGGGTTTTTGGATTGAGTTTTCTGCGGCTTTTGGATATGTAGGCTTGGCAATGATGATGCTGCAATTTGCACTGACAGCGCGTTTTGATGCGATCGCGGCTCCTTACGGTATTGATATTGTTCTGCAATACCATCGCTATATTACCCAAGTCGCATTTGCTTTGATCCTTGCTCATCCCATCATTTTATTTTTTCACGATCGTCAATACCTACAAGCGCTCAACTTTTTTGCGGCTCCTTGGCGAGCAAAATTCGCCATTCTTTCGACGATCGCTTTAATATTACTTGTTGTCACTTCGGTATGGCGACAGAAACTCAAGCTCAACTATGAAGTGTGGCGCACCAGTCACGGAATTTTTGCTGTAACTGCGGTAGGGTTAGGGCTAGCTCATGCTTTTGGCGTGAACTACTATCTTGTACTTCCTTGGAAAGCTTTGCTGTGGACGCTGCTAGCGTTTGTGGCGTTTGGTTCATTGATTTATGTCCGTTTGCTCAAGCCGTGGTTGATGATGCAAAAACCCTATCGGGTAGAAACTGTGGTTCCACAACGAGGTAACGCTTGGACACTCGTACTGCGTCCGCAGGGACATGAAGGTATTCGTTTTTCTCCAGGACAATTTGCTTGGTTAACGCTCGATCGCTCTCCTTATCACATTCAAGAGCATCCGTTTTCGTTTTCTTCTAACGGCGATCGCACCGATCAAGTCGCACTCACAATCAAAGCCGTTGGTGATTTTACAAACAAAATTAAACACATTCAACCAGGGACAAAAGCTTTTCTTGATGGTCCCCACGGCGCTTTTACTCCGGATCAGTTCAGCTTCACTGGCTTAGTTCTCATCGCCAACGGTGTAGGTGTCACACCAATGTTTAGCATTCTCGTTACCTTTGCTCAACGCGGCGATCGCCGACCAATTCACTTAATTTACGCCAATGCTTCCTGGGAGAATGTGGCTTTCCGCGAAGAATTAGAATATCTCAACAAGCAATTAGAGAGCTTGAGTGTAACTCATGTAATCAAAAAGCCTCCTGAAAATTGGGCGGGAGAGTCGGGCTATATCAACAAAGAACTGCTAGCACGACATATTCCAAGCGATCGCGAAGGCTGGCGCTATTTTCTTTGTGGTTCGCCCCGCTTTTTAGCTGAAGTCGAAAAAGCCTTACACGAGCTAGAAGTTCCCGCTAAATATATCCACATAGAACACTTCAATCTTGTTTGATGGAGGTAACAACTAAGAATTATGCGTTTCAACATCATGATTGAAGTCGTAGTATTTGTCTCCGTTGTCCTCGTGCTGACATCAGCTTTATTCGCTTACATCCAAAGACATCCAGTCAAGCCAAGCATTGATTCTGATTTAGTTGCACCTACTCAGTAATTAACATCTTCGCCGCTAATCGCAGAAATAGAAAACCCCAAACTTGCGCGCATCTTATCTTGTGAACATAAAAGAAACACAAGTTACACACTTTTACACCTTTATCGCAACTAGATTAAAGGTACAACGTGTCATAGTGAACTAAATCGAAACATTTTTGGTAGGTTGATAAATTCTTAGATCTCAGTTACGAGAATTATTGCAACGAGCAACTTAAGATTTTGCAACTTTTAGTGCAGGTGTCAAAGATAAAATCAACTCTCAAAGGACATCTAAAAAAGAATAAACTTCCCATTTGAGAGCGTCCTAAATTTGAAGTCCCCCACACATGGGGATTTAGGGGCTACTTCTCCTGAGTTAGCGTCATACCAAACTGCGGTGTCAAACACAAGCTACGACTTTACAACACAGCAGTAACATTCAGATCTACAAACCAGCTACTATGTCAATCGTTACAGAGAAGCCAGGGTCAAAACAATCACGCTTCAAGCCAAATAAGTGGCGCATTCCTTTAATCCTTGCGACAACTGTTGTTGTTGGTACTGTTGCTTTCATTCGATTTCACCAAACAAATCAACCAACGCCTACAGTAGTAACTAATCCGACGCCAGTCACCCGCAATGTTGTTGCGTTAGGGCGCTTAGAACCACAAGGAGAAGTTGTCGCCCTATCTTCACCAAGTTCAGCACAAGGCGCAAGAGTTGAGCAAATCTTGGTAAAAGAAGGCGATTGGGTGAAAGCAGGTGAAACAGTAGCAATTCTAGACACGCATACCCGCCTACAAGCCGCGCTAGAAAGCGCTCAAGCCGATGTACAAGTTGCGCGTGCTGCACTCGCAAAAATCCAAGCAGGAGCGCAAACCGGAGAAATCGAAGCCCAAAAAGCCGCGATCGCCCGTCTGGAAGCCGAACTTGCAGGACAACAAGAAACGCTTCAAGCAACAGTCGCGCGTCAAGTAGCAGCGCAGCGCAATGCTCAAAGTGACTACGAACGTTATCAACGGTTGTATCAAGAGGGTGCAATTTCTGTGCAAGAACTGGAAACAAGACGCTTAAATGCAGAAACCGCACGACAGCAAGTTAATGAAAGCCAAGCAACTCGTAACGAAACAATCGCAACTTTACAACGCCAAATCGAGGAAGCGCGAGCCAATCTCAACCGCATTACCGAAGTGCGCCCAACCGACGTGCGCGAAGCCCAAGCTCAAGTAAATCGGATGCTGGCTGCTGTTAAATTAACTCAAGCAGAATTAGCATTAAGCTATATTAAAGCTCCCATTGATGGGGAAATCATTAAAATTCACACGCGATCTGGAGAAACAATTAGCTCCGATGGAATTGCTGAACTCGCGCGGACCAATCAAATGGTTGTCGTTGCAGAAGTTCTTGAAGAAGATATTAGCAAAGTACGTACAGGTCAAACAGCGAGTATTACTAGCGAAAACCGAGCTTTTTCTGAAAAAATTCAAGGGACTGTGTCACAAGTAGGTAGACAAATCGGTAAACAAAACATTTTAGATAGCGATCCTGCTGCGGATGTTGATGCCAGAGTTGTAGAAGTCAGAATTAATTTACCCACAACAGCTAGCGAGTTAGTTTCTGGTTTTACTTACGCCAAAGTGGTTGTAGAAATTAATGTTTAAACTGAACAATACTTATTTAATGCCAAGAAAATGATTCGTAAAATTCCTTTGGCATGGTTACAACTCACGCGCGAAAAAACACGGTTAATTGTGGCATTAGCTGGAATTGCTTTTGCCAATATTTTAATGTTTATGCAATTAGGTTTTCGAGAAGCATTGTTTGATGGTAATGTTCAGTTTCACCAAAGCTTGAATGGCGAAATTGTTGTCATCAATCCTCAATCGGATGCGTTACTTTCTCTGAAAACTTTTTCGCAGCGGCGTTTGTACCAAGTTTTAGCACTTGAGGAAGTGGAATCCGTTCATCCTATTTATATAGGTTTTACTTCATGGAGAAACCCTCAAACACGCAAGCTGCGTAGTATTCAAGTGATTGGATTTGACCCAGATGCTTCTATCGTCAACTTACCAGGAGTCCAACAAAACCTCGATAAAATTAAGCAACCAGATGTTTTTTTGTTCGACCAAGGTTCGCGTCAAGAGTTCGGTACAATCGCCGCTGATTTTTTACAAGGAAAGGCGATCGCAACAGAAGTAGGAGGACGCACAATTAAAATTGGCGGATTGTTTCAGCTAGGAACGTCATTCGGTGCTGATGGTAATTTAATCACAAGCGATTTAAATTTTTTCCGGTTATTTAATCAAGACGGACGAAACCTCGGACTTATTGACGTTGGTTTAGTTAAACTCAAACCAGGAGCAAATACCGAAGTTGTTCTTGAAAAGCTGCGGAGTTCTCTAACGCAAAAAGATATCAGACTACTATCTAAGCAAGAATTTATCGATTTTGAAAAATCTTATTGGGCAAGTAGTACAGCAATTGGTTTTATCTTTACTCTAGGAACAATCATGGCGTTTGTCGTCGGAACTGTGATTGTCTATCAAATATTGTACAGTGAAATCGCCGATCATTTACCCGAATACGCAACACTCAAAGCAATAGGATACACTCAAGTTTACTTACTCATTGTTGTTTTTCAGCAAGCTTTAATCTTAGCTGCTTTAGGATATTTACCTGGATTTGCCTTTGCGATGTTTCAGTACAATATAGTACAAAAAGAAACGCTGTTACCAATCGCCATGACAATAAGCCGCGCCTTATTAGTACTACTTTTGACAGTTTTGATGTGCTGCGTATCGGGTGCGATCGCTATCCGTAAACTGCGGGCGGCTGATCCAGCAGATATTTTTAGTTAATCAGTAATCTATGCAACAACCAGCACTAAAAATTCAATCTCTTAACCACTACTATGGTAAAGGCGTTTTGCAAAAGCAAACTTTACTCGATATTAATTTAGAAATTGGTGCGGGAGAGTTTGTGATTATTACAGGACAATCAGGATCGGGAAAAACAACATTACTCAGTTTGATTGGTGGTTTGCGTTCTGTACAATCAGGAAGTATTCAGTTTCTCGGTCAAGAATTATCCGGCGCAAGTCAGCAAAAGCTAACAAAACTGCGACGCCAAATCGGTTATATTTTTCAATCACACAACTTACTAGGATTTCTCACAGCACAGCAAAATGTGCAAATGGCAGCGCAAGTCAACAATAACATTTCGCTGCAAGTTGCGCGATCGCAAACAATTCTTCAAGCAGTCGGGTTAGGCGATCGCCTCAATTACTACCCCGAAAATCTCTCTGGTGGACAAAAACAACGCGTTGCGATCGCCAGGGCTTTAGTCAATCAACCTAAACTTGTCTTAGCTGACGAACCAACAGCATCTTTAGATAGCAAATCTGGTCGTGCTGTTGTTGAATTGATGCAGCATCTTGCTCAAGAACAAAGCTGTACAATTGTCATGGTGACGCACGATAATCGTATTTTAGACGTTGCCGACCGTATTATTCATATGGAAGATGGTCACTTAAGCGGCAATCATCGCTTCACATCAGATACGCACCAATTAATTCATTTTGATTCATAAAGACAAAAGTCTCTTTCTTCAGCTAAACGTTCATTCATCTCAAAAGGTGCGACTCGTAATTATACTCACCGCTACAACTACCAAGAAGTTACACATAACATATACACTAATTACCCTTTTTAAAAACTTGTTCTTTGTATTTATGTGAGAAACTATCTACAAAGATTTAAAAAGGTACTTTCTTTAAAAGAAGCTTTTCGAGATTTTCACTTCAAAACCTAAGAAAGTTTGATTGCGTAGTATTTAATACAGTTATTTCAAAAAAAGCATTTCTTAAAAAGAGACATCTCTAAATCAAAAATAACATTGCTTTAGAATTTCGTAAATATAAACTACTTACGAATAGCCGCTTGTTTTGTATTATTTGCAATCTACTATTTTACTTTCTCAATACCCTGTAATCTTTGAAATTCAAAAATCATGAATACAGTCTTAATAGAACATCCTCGGCATCGTCACTTACCTAATAAACAAGATAGTAAGCTTTATCCCACACTACGAAAATCAGCTTGGCATGAAGTTCATTCACAGCGCCAAGGAAGATTAATAGCAGATGTTCAAATTCGAGGAATTTTGCGTATATATTCACAAAAACGAAATGACGAACAGCTAACACCAATCCTTGCTGATTACCCTGTTATAGGTAGTAATGTTGTTGAAGCAGTGCGCTATGCCCAGCGACAGCAAAGTGACGACAAAGGACGAGTTTGGATTAATCAAAAACAATATTTCAAAAACGTACCTTCACAAGTTTGGAACTACAGTGTTGGCAACTATCAAATTTGTCAAAAATGGATCAAAGATCGTGAAGGTTGTTATCTCAGCCAGAAAGATATTCGACAATATCAGCGGATTATAACCGCATTAAACGAGATGATCGAGCTAATGGCAGGAATTGAGGCAGTATTTCAGCTTGGCTCAAATAAAGAACAATTATTTATCGCCGCTCATCAATAAGGCAAGGCTAAAGCATGGTTTCATCGCAACACAAAACTTCAGATGTGACAATACCTCGTCCGCCAGTTGCTCAAGGCGTACCACCGCAGGTCAAAATTCTGCAAATGATGAATGCTTATCGACTTGCGCAGTCAATTTCTGTGGCGGCGAAGTTGGGTATTGCAGACTTATTAACGCAACCGCAGAGTGTTACAGCGTTAGCCCAAACAACCGCAACTCACGAACAGTCACTATATCGATTGTTAAGAGTACTTGCTAGTTTTGATATCTTCACCGAAGACGAAAACGGTTTATTTCACCTGACTCCAAGAGGCGCATTACTGCAAACCAACATATCCAATTCGCTACGAGACTATGCGATCGTCGTTGGTGAAATGTGGCACTGGCGGATGTGGGGAGGTATTCTGCACAGCATTAAAACAGGCGAACCCGCTTTTGACCAGATTTTCGGAATGGAGTTTCAAGAATATTATCAGCAAAATCCTGAAGTTGCCAAAAACTTTGATGGAGCGATGGTTAGTGCGTTAGCAATGACCGATGTTGCAATATTAGCTAACTATGATTTCACATCATTCCAGCGCATCGTTGATATTGGCGCAGGAGGTCAAGGCGATGGTAAACTCATTGCTTCGATATTGAAAAACAACTCATCACAACAGGGAGTTTATTTCGACACTCCAACGCGCATCGAACAAGTAGAACGCCTTATTGAAGTAACAGGATTGAGCGATCGCACTCAACTTGTCACCGGAGATGTTTTTCAATCATTTCCCCCTGATGGTGATGTTTACATCATTAAAAACCTCATTCACGACTACGACGACGATCGCGCGATCGCCATTCTCAAAAACTGCCGCCAAGCGATCGCCACACATGGCAAACTGTTACTCATCGAGATGGTTATCCCGCCAGGTAACGAACCATCCCTAGGCAAAATTTTAGACGTAGAAGCACTCCTCATGAGTGCAGGCGCGATCGAACGCACCCAAGAACAATATCAACAACTTCTCGCCGCCGCCGGTTTTCAACTCACCAACATTATCTCCTCACGCTCTCCAATGAGCATCATCGAGTCTGTACCAACATAACCCTCTCTTTATTTCTTACCTCTGCGTTTAGAGTGGTTCGTTCACTCTTCAAAACCACAATCTAAAACTTACCAAAAAACTAACATGACGACACTCATCAACAACCAAACATTAACAACAATTTCCCAAGATGCCGATCTTGTCACCCTCATTAATGTCTTCATCGTCGAACCAGAAAACCAACAATTACTCGTTGATTTATTAGTAAAAGCGACAGAAGAAGTCATGTGTAAACTCCCTGGCTTTATCTCAGCAAACATCCACAAAAGCTTAGACGGTAAACGAGTTACAAACTACGCGCAATGGAGAAGTGTAGAAGACTTTCGCGGCATTTTTAATAATCCTGAAGCCTTAGCACATATGCCCGCGATCGGCAAAATCGCGCAATCAGACCCCACGCTTTACGAAATTTGCTACATCAAAAAGTCTTAGTGCTAGACAATCTCAAAGTTGAAATGAAAGTCCCTCATTTATGGGGGATTTAGGGAGCAAACTTCCACATTAGTAAAGCGAAATGCGATGTCTCAAGCTAATCTCAAAACAAAACCAAAAAAGCCTCCCATCGGACTGATTCAAGCAATGATGAATATCACCAGTTCATTGCAGAATTTCAGAGCCAAAATGATGCCACCGCAAGTGGCGATGGTGGAGATGATCAATGCTTACCAAGTCTCGCAGGCAATTTATGTCGCAGCCAAACTAGGAATTGCTGATTTACTAAAAGATCAAGCCAAAAGCAGCAAGGAGTTGGCACAGCTAACCGGAATGCACGAACCGTCACTTTATCGCTTGTTGCGATCGCTTGCCAGTTTCGGTATCTTTGCTGAAGACGAAAACAGGCGCTTTAGCTTAACACCACTCGCCGCGACATTACAAACTGACACCCCCGACTCAGTACGCGCTTGGGCGATTATGTCCGGTGAAAAATGGCACTGGGACTTATGGGGAAACTTAATTGAGAGCGTCAAAACAGGTAAAACAGCCGTCGAATATACCTTTGGCAAACCGAATATATTTGAGTATTTTGTCCAGAATCCGCAAGCAGGTAATAACTTCGATGAGGCAATGACTAATTTAGCCTCAATGAACAATAGCGCGATCGCCACAGGTTACGATTTTTCAGGCATCGCTAAATTAGTTGATATCGGCGGCGGTTATGGCAGTCATTTGTCAACAATTCTCAAAGCCTATCCCGCAACCAAAGGCGTTTTATTCGATCAACCCTCCGTGATTACAGGTGCGAAAGAGTTTATCGAAGTGAATGGACTAGCAGATCGTTGCGAATTAGTTGCTGGTGACTTTTTCCAATCTGTACCATCCGGCGGTGATGCTTACCTGCTTAAAACCGTAATCCACGACTGGGATGAACCTCAAGCGATCGCAATTCTCAAAAACTGTCGCCGCGCAATGGCGGAACACAGCAAGCTATTGCTAGTAGAAGCCGTCATTCCCCCAGGAAACACGCCTTATTTCGGTAAACTTCTTGACCTAGAAATGCTCACAACCTCTGGCGGGCGCGAACGTACAGAAGCAGAATATCGCACACTTTTTGACGCCGCAGGTT
This window contains:
- a CDS encoding glycoside hydrolase family 5 protein; protein product: MQYTRSCSRSHFIRFGLLAMASGLTGIACDRLQAASPTTVKPSRLQTLAKGFNLGHWQRHNLADGYYTLATLQQYKRLGLTYTRLPVVLSTFFDNKNPGVLKTDSLATLDAIVRLHAQVGLGIILAPFNHPKSLYSDPAVLAKFVAFFKAFATHMRSSDPEKVFLEVMNEPNAETPQAWDRVQIELIKAMRTGAPHHTIIASSNVSATANDWNNARSLPLTRIVADKNVVYNFHFYEPFVFTHQGASWGWRATQFMKNIPYPATLATITLPLSKIQDTEAKNAVEHYAQQQWDRDKLITLLSPIANWARTNNVAVLCNEFGAIPWTVPRGSLLRYLKDVRQVLESMGIGWGQWFELDVHDAEVMQALGLKPIRH
- the devC gene encoding ABC transporter permease DevC → MIRKIPLAWLQLTREKTRLIVALAGIAFANILMFMQLGFREALFDGNVQFHQSLNGEIVVINPQSDALLSLKTFSQRRLYQVLALEEVESVHPIYIGFTSWRNPQTRKLRSIQVIGFDPDASIVNLPGVQQNLDKIKQPDVFLFDQGSRQEFGTIAADFLQGKAIATEVGGRTIKIGGLFQLGTSFGADGNLITSDLNFFRLFNQDGRNLGLIDVGLVKLKPGANTEVVLEKLRSSLTQKDIRLLSKQEFIDFEKSYWASSTAIGFIFTLGTIMAFVVGTVIVYQILYSEIADHLPEYATLKAIGYTQVYLLIVVFQQALILAALGYLPGFAFAMFQYNIVQKETLLPIAMTISRALLVLLLTVLMCCVSGAIAIRKLRAADPADIFS
- a CDS encoding choice-of-anchor tandem repeat NxxGxxAF-containing protein — its product is MSRYKFTQISQISTSHSVFRASAINDKGTVAFEGFVDRTLPPNGIFTGSGGGNTTIVDGSPINHIFFSPTINNSNTKSFIGVFYSPDYAQSYTGVFTENNGKITTIVDSNREFGYFSHAKLNDQGAIVFNALLDTTEAGIFVNQNGKTTTIASSRDRFSNFNAGFRTVGTDGPASAFSVPSINDAGTVAFHATLDTGATGIFLGRGKGTVKVADSTGRFRSFSSPAINNNGTVAFLAQLNNGKHGIFKKRRDREVETYIDDSGPFSFFQSIPALNDQGQIAFLAYLHAGGGSGIYTGKNPVTNKVIAVGDPLANSKVVDLVIDGRGLNNTGQVTFEALLENGQTAVFRADPVSNANVGGVSVLTLSMFAVLGLCWCRRNK
- a CDS encoding glycosyltransferase family 2 protein, producing MKKVTAIVPVYKVEKYIATAVASVVAQTYQNWELLIVDDGSPDASVAICQQFNDPRIKIIHQANRGVSAARNTGIRHAQGEIIAFLDGDDLWLPQKLEKHLAHLESSPSVGVSFSRSAFIDESGNLLGTFMMPKLKNITPSYLLLDSVVGNGSAAVMRREVIEDSAMQGCYFDEQLHHAEDLEYWLRIAIQTSWQIEGIPEALTLYRVNPQGASQNLFKQFESLEKVLAKTRTYAPELVAQCDRPAKAYQLKSLARSAIRMHSGTVAVNLMHQALVTHWSIWKEPRRTLMTLVAAYLLWFLPQSFYHQIETIAQRMIGTVQKYRIRHARQSI
- a CDS encoding ferric reductase-like transmembrane domain-containing protein — its product is MFQRKNFWVVGIFWIALHLLLTLSPLLILLIQPAPSGRGFWIEFSAAFGYVGLAMMMLQFALTARFDAIAAPYGIDIVLQYHRYITQVAFALILAHPIILFFHDRQYLQALNFFAAPWRAKFAILSTIALILLVVTSVWRQKLKLNYEVWRTSHGIFAVTAVGLGLAHAFGVNYYLVLPWKALLWTLLAFVAFGSLIYVRLLKPWLMMQKPYRVETVVPQRGNAWTLVLRPQGHEGIRFSPGQFAWLTLDRSPYHIQEHPFSFSSNGDRTDQVALTIKAVGDFTNKIKHIQPGTKAFLDGPHGAFTPDQFSFTGLVLIANGVGVTPMFSILVTFAQRGDRRPIHLIYANASWENVAFREELEYLNKQLESLSVTHVIKKPPENWAGESGYINKELLARHIPSDREGWRYFLCGSPRFLAEVEKALHELEVPAKYIHIEHFNLV
- a CDS encoding DevA family ABC transporter ATP-binding protein; translated protein: MQQPALKIQSLNHYYGKGVLQKQTLLDINLEIGAGEFVIITGQSGSGKTTLLSLIGGLRSVQSGSIQFLGQELSGASQQKLTKLRRQIGYIFQSHNLLGFLTAQQNVQMAAQVNNNISLQVARSQTILQAVGLGDRLNYYPENLSGGQKQRVAIARALVNQPKLVLADEPTASLDSKSGRAVVELMQHLAQEQSCTIVMVTHDNRILDVADRIIHMEDGHLSGNHRFTSDTHQLIHFDS
- a CDS encoding ABC exporter membrane fusion protein produces the protein MSIVTEKPGSKQSRFKPNKWRIPLILATTVVVGTVAFIRFHQTNQPTPTVVTNPTPVTRNVVALGRLEPQGEVVALSSPSSAQGARVEQILVKEGDWVKAGETVAILDTHTRLQAALESAQADVQVARAALAKIQAGAQTGEIEAQKAAIARLEAELAGQQETLQATVARQVAAQRNAQSDYERYQRLYQEGAISVQELETRRLNAETARQQVNESQATRNETIATLQRQIEEARANLNRITEVRPTDVREAQAQVNRMLAAVKLTQAELALSYIKAPIDGEIIKIHTRSGETISSDGIAELARTNQMVVVAEVLEEDISKVRTGQTASITSENRAFSEKIQGTVSQVGRQIGKQNILDSDPAADVDARVVEVRINLPTTASELVSGFTYAKVVVEINV